From Lewinellaceae bacterium:
CAACCGGCCTGTGGCCCAATGCGTCAGGCGGGTTCTACTAAAAAGAGAACCTGGTCGTATTCTACCGGCTGGGCATCTTCAACCATGACTTTGACGATCTTTCCGGATATCTCCGATTCGATCTCATTGAAGAGTTTCATTGCCTCCACAATACAAACCACCTGCCCTACTTCGATAACGTCGCCCACCTTGGCATAAGGCGGTTTTTCCGGCGAAGAGGACCGGTAGAACGTACCGACGATCGGCGAACGGACCTCCACATAATTGCCGCTTTCTCCCGCTTTTTCGGCTTGCTGCCTTTCTGCCTCGGGTTCCGGCTGAGGCTTGGGCGGCGATGGGGAAGAAGAGGAGGCCGGCGCGGAGTAGGGCTGCTGAACCGGCGGCATCTGTATGATAGGCGCCTGCTGAGCCGCCCCCTGGCCCGGAGAGGCCATTTGTTGCTGCCGTCTTTTTAGTTTTTCGTATTTGCTGGTTCGAATAGAGATTTCAAACTCTCCATTCTTCATTTTGAATTCGGTCAGGTTGGATTTATTGATCAACTTTACCAACTCCTGAATTTCCTTAAAATCCATAGGCGTTTATTGTTTGACACGTTCCACGTAAGAGTTCGTTGAGGTATCTACTTTAACCAGGTCTCCCTGGTTGATGAACAGAGGCACCCGCACCTCGGCCCCGGTTTCAACGGTGGCCAGCTTGAGGGTATTGGTCGCCGTATCTCCACGGACGCCCGGCTCGGTATACGTTACTTCCAGGACGATGTACTGGGGCATCTCAAAAGTAAGGGGAACCTCTTTTTCTGCATGAAAGAGAATTTCTACTTCCATGCCCTCCTTCATCAATCCCGGGTTTTCGAGAAACTCTTCCCTGAGCGCAACCTGTTCGAAGGTCTCCTGGTTCATGAAGTGGTACCCCATATCATCATTGTAAAGGTATTGAAACTTGCGGCGCTCCACCCTTACTTCATCGACTTTGTGCCCGGCGGTGAACGTATTGTCGATTACGCGGCCGGTAGTCAGGCTTTTGAGTTTGGTCCGTACAAAGGCATTGCCTTTTCCCGGCTTCACATGTTGGAATTCGACGATGGTGTAAGTGTCATTGTTGAACTCAATGCACATCCCCTTGCGAATATCAGAAGTTGTTGCCATTTCTTGATGCTCTGATTTTTTTCTTAAAATTTTAGCCCTGCAAAGATAGGAAAATTGTTTGATGGGTTAAGGGTTGGATTGTTAGATTGCTGGATTGGCATATTGCTGGATGGTTATATTGTTATATGGTTGCAAAGCCTTCGATATAAACAATATAACCATTCAACAATTACAGCCATTCAACAATGCGCCCCCTCCGTCAATACGCCCACTTCACATAAATCGCCCCCCAGGTGAATCCGCCGCCGAAAGCCGTGAGGATGATATTGTCGCCCGGCTTGAGCTGGCTTTCCCATTCCCAAAGGCAGAGCGGGATCGTCGCTGCGGTGGTGTTCCCGTATTTGTGAATATTGATCATCATTTTTTCCAGCGGGAAGTCCGCCATGCGCGCCACCTGCTCGATGATCCTGCGATTGGCCTGATGAGGCGCCACCCAACTGACATCATCGACAGACAAGCCGTTGCGCTGCATGACCTGCCCTATCACCTCCGCCATGCCGGAGACGGCGGCCTTAAAGACCGGAGCTCCGTTCTGGTAGACGAAATGCTCGCGCTGCTCCACCGTTTCCCGGCTTGCCGGATACCGGGAGCCTCCCGCCTTCTGGAAAAGGAAGACATGCCCGGCGCCATCGCTCCTCAGCAGGGCATCTTGCAGGCCAAAGCCTTGAGTGTCAGGCTCCAGCATGACAGCTGCCGCCCCATCGCCAAAAAGGATACAGGTAGAGCGGTCCGTATAATCTACGATAGAGGACATTTTATCGGCGCCCACTACGATCACTTTCCGGTGGCCGCCGCTCTCGATGAACCGGCTGGCGGTAGCCAGGGCATACAGGAAGCCGGAGCAGGCTGCATGAAGGTCGAAACAAAAGCCATTTCGTATGCCGACGGCGTCGGCAATGAGGTTGGCAGTATCCGGGAATTGCATATCCGGCGTGACCGTGGCGCAGATCATCAAATCCACTTCTTCGGGAGCAGTGCCGGTTTTTTCCAGCAGGCCCTGTACCGCCTCGATGCCCATGGTGGAAGTGCCCTTGCCTTCCCCTTTGAGTATGCGGCGTTCCTGGATACCAGTCCGGCTTCTGATCCATTGATCATTGGTATCGACCATCTTTTCCAGTTCGGCGTTGGCCAGTACGTAGTCAGGCACATAACCCTGAACCCCCGTGATCGCTGCGCGGATTTTTGACATAACTGAGGAAATTAGAAAGCTTTAAAAAAATCGAGCGCAAGGTAGGAAAAATGCGGCATAGTTGATCGTTGTTGGTTGATTGTTGTTGGTTGCTGGCTTTCGGCAGGCTATCCGCAACAATCAACGGTCAACAATCAACCGTCAACTCCATTCTGCCCTGGCCTGGAAATGGCCCACAACCCCACAAAAGTGAGCAACCCGTTGAGGGCAATAATGAGAAAGCCAAGCTCAAAGCCGGAGAGCCAGCGCGCTGAATTGTCATTAACAATATAAGACAACACCGGCGCGGCTATACAAACGGGAATGACCCAAAAGGAATGTAGCTCTCTGCGGGTAAACATGCCGAAAGAAAAGAGCCCCAGAATGGGCCCATAGGTATAACCCGCCGCGATGAAGAGCTGGCTGATCACTGCTTCGTTGTTAAGGGCATTGAAAATCACGATGATAATGAGCAATACCAGCGATATGCCGATGTGAACGATGCCCCGGGTCCGCCGCTTTTCCTCTTCGCTGGCCTGGCTTTTTTCGATGCCCAGAAAATCCACGCAGAAGGACGTCGTCAGGGCAGTCAGCGCAGAATCCGCACTGGAGTAGGCGGCGGCGATCAGGCCGAGGATGAAAAGGATGCCAACCGTCGGCGACAGGTGGCGCAGGGCGATCATCGGAAACAGTTCGTCGGTCTTTTCCGGCACTTCCAGGCCAATACTGGCGGCATAGATGTACAACAAGGCACCCAGCATGAGGAAAAGCATATTGGCAAAAACCAGGACCACGCTGAAGGTGTAGACGTTTTTCTGGGCCTCTCCGATGTTGCGGCAACTGAGGTTTTTCTGCATCATGTCCTGGTCCATCCCCGTCATTACGACCGCGATCAGGGCGCCGCTGATAAATTGCTTAAAGAAATTGTTGGGATCATTCCAGCCTCCCTCGAAGAAGAACATTTGGGAGTAGTCGCTCGAACGCACCATGGCCACCAGCCCTCCCAGGTCGGTCTCCAGGGCGTTGCCTATGGAGATGATGGTCA
This genomic window contains:
- the accB gene encoding acetyl-CoA carboxylase biotin carboxyl carrier protein; this translates as MDFKEIQELVKLINKSNLTEFKMKNGEFEISIRTSKYEKLKRRQQQMASPGQGAAQQAPIIQMPPVQQPYSAPASSSSPSPPKPQPEPEAERQQAEKAGESGNYVEVRSPIVGTFYRSSSPEKPPYAKVGDVIEVGQVVCIVEAMKLFNEIESEISGKIVKVMVEDAQPVEYDQVLFLVEPA
- the efp gene encoding elongation factor P produces the protein MATTSDIRKGMCIEFNNDTYTIVEFQHVKPGKGNAFVRTKLKSLTTGRVIDNTFTAGHKVDEVRVERRKFQYLYNDDMGYHFMNQETFEQVALREEFLENPGLMKEGMEVEILFHAEKEVPLTFEMPQYIVLEVTYTEPGVRGDTATNTLKLATVETGAEVRVPLFINQGDLVKVDTSTNSYVERVKQ
- a CDS encoding ketoacyl-ACP synthase III; its protein translation is MSKIRAAITGVQGYVPDYVLANAELEKMVDTNDQWIRSRTGIQERRILKGEGKGTSTMGIEAVQGLLEKTGTAPEEVDLMICATVTPDMQFPDTANLIADAVGIRNGFCFDLHAACSGFLYALATASRFIESGGHRKVIVVGADKMSSIVDYTDRSTCILFGDGAAAVMLEPDTQGFGLQDALLRSDGAGHVFLFQKAGGSRYPASRETVEQREHFVYQNGAPVFKAAVSGMAEVIGQVMQRNGLSVDDVSWVAPHQANRRIIEQVARMADFPLEKMMINIHKYGNTTAATIPLCLWEWESQLKPGDNIILTAFGGGFTWGAIYVKWAY
- a CDS encoding sodium:solute symporter, translating into MINQLTPTFILGIIAAYFLVLITVSYFTGRKAGNAEFFLAGRRSPWLLVAIGMIGASLSGVTFISIPGVVGAGGANQSFSYMQMVFGYLLGYLIIAQVLLPLYYRLNLTSIYTFLEQRLGYHAYKTGAAYFMLSRIIGSSFRLYLVAIVLQQFVLGPFGIPFIATVAVTILLIWVYTSKGGIRTIVYTDTLQTVCMLSAVVLTIISIGNALETDLGGLVAMVRSSDYSQMFFFEGGWNDPNNFFKQFISGALIAVVMTGMDQDMMQKNLSCRNIGEAQKNVYTFSVVLVFANMLFLMLGALLYIYAASIGLEVPEKTDELFPMIALRHLSPTVGILFILGLIAAAYSSADSALTALTTSFCVDFLGIEKSQASEEEKRRTRGIVHIGISLVLLIIIVIFNALNNEAVISQLFIAAGYTYGPILGLFSFGMFTRRELHSFWVIPVCIAAPVLSYIVNDNSARWLSGFELGFLIIALNGLLTFVGLWAISRPGQNGVDG